TCGGTGGTCGGCGAATCCCAACGCTATGTCGGCCTCGCGCACGATTGCTTCGATAGCTTCTGCCTCGGTGAACGTGATTTCTAGTCCACCGCGCGGCACGTCAGAGAACGTTCCCGCTTGCTTGAAGTATCGATCACCTCGGAGACCCTTTTCGGCAACCGCTCTGACGACGTTCTTCGACTCCATCGGATGCTCAGCTTCTGGAGCCGTGTGTATCGCCTCAACGGTCCCTATACCATTCATAGTCACTCATGGTTGCCGAAACGAATAAATTCTTCCGGTTCGGACTTGTATCCAGCTGAGTACTATGAATACGGTGGCGATAGAAGGCGGGAGGTGTCGGGGGTAAAACACCAGAAGCGGTCTAATATCCGATAACCGTCCGTTTATTTTATGCGTGTGTGAATTTTACACACAAGAAAAAGTATATAGCACGTGGCGGGAAATGGTTAATATGACCATAGGTCCACCTATCGAGGAACTGCACTTTTCAGAGGAACCCGACGTCAACACCGTCCCTGGACCGAACTCCGAGCGGTTGATCGAACGGCAAAAGCAAATCGACAGCAGCGCTGTCGCGTACCCGAATCGCGTACCGATCGCTCTGAAAGACGCGAAAGGGGCGACAGTCCGTGACGCGGACGGGAACGTCTTCCTCGACTTCTTCGCCGGCATCGGCGTTCTCAACGTCGGTCACGCGAACCCGTACGTCCTGGAGGGAGTTCACGAACAGCTCGACCGGTACACCCACACCGTCGATTTCCCGACAGAGGCACGACTTGACCTCATCGATAAACTCGATTCGATAGCGCCGGGCAACCTAAGCGGAAACAGCAGGGTGATCTTCGGAGGACCGAGCGGGAGTGACGCCATCGAGGGATCGATTAAGCTCGCGAAACACAACACGGGACGCCACGGCATGCTCGGATTCGAGGGGGCCTATCACGGAACGACTTCGGGAGCGCTCACACTCACAGCCGCGAAGAAATACAAAGCGGGGTACGCACCCTTACTTCCAGACACGGTTCATGCGCCGTATCCGGCACCTTCGAACGACGTCGGAGTCGAGGAAGCACTCGACGCAGTGGCGCGAAAGTTCGAGGACCCATACGGTGGTCACGAGACCCCGGCCGGTATTTGGGTCGAGCCGATCCAGGGAGAAGGCGGTGTCGTCGTCCCGCAAAACGGGTTCCTGAAGGGCCTCCGTGACGTCGCCGACGACAACGACGCGATGTTGATCTTCGACGAGGTTCAGACGGGTATCGGACGTACTGGTAAGTGGTTCGCTGCTGACCACTTCGGAGTCACTCCCGACGCTATCACCATGGCGAAGTCACTGGGTGGGTCAGGTCTCCCCATCGGCGCGATGATGTATCACGAGAAGTTCGACACGTGGGGGCCCGGTGGCCACGTCGGCACGTTCCGCGGGAACGTTCCCGCGATGGTCGGCGGTATTCGAGCCATCGAGTACATCGAGGAGAACGGTTTGCTCGAGCGCGCGCAGACACTCGGCGAGCAGATTCGCGACCGGTTCGACGAACTCGCAGAGGACGTCACCGAAATAACCGACGTCCGCGGCAGGGGACTGTTCGTCGGCGTCGAATTCAGGGCCCGAGGCGACTCAGGCGAGCTGGTTGAAGAAATCCAGCGACGGTGCTACGAGAACGGCGTACTCGTCTGGAGTGCGGGGCGGGGCGGAAACGTACTTCGGATGATTCCGCCGCTCGTAATCACCGATCGGCAAACGGAAGTCGCTATGAACGTGATCTGCGAAGCGATACGGTCCGCAGTCGACCCACAGTAGTTGCCCACACCGAACGCACCTCCCAAGTCGGCGTCCATCGGCCGAGTGCTCCGTGTGGTTGGAAGTTACAGTAGTGAAACTCTGCAGATGGTACAGTGGGTACCTGAGGGGGTTATCGACTCCGATCGCTCGACGCTCATGTCATGACCGTCGACCCACAGATACCGAGTAAATGCAAGATATGGTCTAGATAACGGCCGGGTGTGGGGGAATTTTATAACATATCTCACCATCTCTGAAACACATGTCTATCGACGTAGACAGAGAGCGGTTCGTAGAGACGATGAAAGAACAGGCAGATATCGGGGGGACAGAGGACGGCGGCCTCTACCGGCTTACGCTCTCCGAGGAGGACAAGCGTATCCGCGAGTGGTTCACTACGCAGATGGAAGAAGAGAATCTCGACGTCACTGTCGACGAGTTCGGCAACATGTTCGGCTACAGAGAGGGGCGGAACCCTGACGCGGGTACCGTTCTCGTCGGTTCGCATCTAGACTCACAGCCGTACGGTGGTATCTACGACGGTGCGATGGGAGTCGTCGCTGCTCTCGAACTGGTTCGTACACTGAATGAAGAGAACATCGAAACGGAACGCCCGATCGAGATCGTCAACTGGACGAACGAGGAGGGCTCCCGATTCCAACCTGCGATGCAAGGATCGGGCGTGTGGGCCGGAGAACACGCCTTGGACGAACAGTACGCTCAGACTGACGCCGAGGGTAACGTCTTCGAGGAAGAGCTCGAGCGAATCGGCTACAAGGGGTCGGTCCCGGCCGAACCACAGAAGGAGTACGATTCGTATCTCGAACTCCACATCGAACAGGGGCCATATCTGGCAGAGCACGACGCCGAGGTGGGAATCGTTACGGGAATAGTAGGATTCACGTGGGGAGCCATAACGTTCTGCGGAGAGGCCGACCACTCCGGTCCGACCCCGATGCACTATCGAAGTGACGCGCTCGTCGCCGCCGCAGACGTCATCACCCAAATCAGGCGTATCCCCGGCACATTCGGAGAACGCACCGTTGGAACGACGGGCTATATCGACGCGAAGCCCAACTCGATCAACATCATCCCCGAAGAGGTGACGTTCACCTGGGATATTCGCGATCCGGATCCGGATATCATCGAAGCGGCACGAGAGCGTGTACTCACCGAAGCCGAGTACGCCAGCGAACGTGAAGGGGTGGACTGGGAGTACGAGGATCGTATGTGGACCGATCCCGTTCATTTCGCCGATAAGTGTGTCGGCGCTGTAGCGGGCGCAACAGACCGACTCGGCTATGATAGCATGCGTATCTTCAGTGGAGCCGGTCACGACGCGACGCACATGCACAAGTTGATGGATACCGGGATGGTGTTCTCCGTCTCCGAAAACGGCAAGAGCCACAGTGAAAAAGAGTACACCAGTTGGGCAGACTGTTACAAAGCGGCGAACACGCTCGCAAACGCAGCGTTCGAACTCGCAACAGAGTAAGGTCGACAGTGGACCGCATATCTGCGTCACCAGCAGACGCTAGATCGTCGACACCGCTCTCACGTCGGTAAGATCGCTCCACCATCTTGTCGACAGTCATATCAGGTACCTAATTCCTATAGCAAGCAGCATCATAGATTACACGCTTGAACGCAGCCGTTCACAGGCCGATGCTGCCGACCAGACGACGGCCGTGGACCGTCATTTGTTGGTGCTTCGACGTCCATTGTGGCCTACACGTCCGAACCGTGACCCTCCTGTGTCAAGACTCTTGGAGCGCTGCACGCACGTCTGCGGCCACTATCTCGATTCCGTCCTAGGCCGCGTCGATTGCGTCGGGGAAGCTGAGGAAACCGTGAATCATCCGGTCATAGTGGTGGTGGCCGACCGGGATATTCGCTGTCAACCGGTCGGCGAACGCGAACGCTTCGTCCCGAACTGGGTCGAACTCCGCGGTGAGGACCGTCGCCGACGGGAAACCTGAGAGGTCGTGTGCCTGCAGCGGGAACGCGTACGCGTTGCGGCGGTCGAGCTGGTCTGGAGCGTACGCTTCCGTGAACCGCTTCATGCTCTCGGCAGTGAGTCCGTACCCCGTCGCGTACGTCTGGTGGCCCTCGAATTCGACCAGGCCGTGCGGCGAGACGGCGGGTAGAGGAGGGCCTGGTGGCTGATGCATGGGCCGTCGCGGTCCCGGGCGAGCAACGCGATGGCGGCGGCGAGGTCTGCACCGGCGGAGGTGCCGCTCACGGCGATACGGTTCGGGTCGCCGCCGATGTTGGCAGCGTGTACGGAGAGCCACGAGACTGCCGCGTAGCAATCGCGGAGCGGCGCGCGGAACGGATGTTCCGGAGTGAGCCGGTATCCAATAGAAACGATCAGACACCCCGACTGGTCGGCGAGTCGCGTGCAGAGGCTGTCGAAGCAGTCGAGGTCGCCGAGCATCGACCCGTCGTCGTGGAAGAACTCCACGATAGGTAGTGAGTCGTCGCCCCCAGGATGGTACGTGCGAACGGGGATATCCGTGGCCGGTCCCGGAATAGAGACGTCGACGCTAGTCTTGACTGGCACGGTCGACTGAGTGGTCATCGATTCACGGAACTGCTCGCGATAGCAGGCCGTCGAAAGAGCGTACCCCGGCGGAATGCCGGCGTCCTCGCGTTCGTCGAGCGCGGCGCGGGCCTGTGGGTGTAACGTGTTTGTCATTGTGGCTCAGGTTGGGTCGCGACTCGTTCACCCATGGATGGCTACACGTCTACCAAGATATCGGGTAGTTCACGCCTCAACAGTGGTGGCTTGTCGAGCGACCGGCGTGGCACCAAAACGCCGATGTACGATCAGGATAATATGTGGTGTATGACAACACTTTCTGAGATTGCAGCCTTCCCAATAAAGGCGCTCGATCCGACCGAACTCAACCGTAGCGGAATCAGCAGCATCGGCGGACTCGAAAACGACCGGACCTACGCCCTCGTCGACGAGGACGGGAACTACATCAACGGAAAGAGTACTGATCGCGTTCACCGCTTACGGACCGAGTACGATTTGGACGATGGGACGGTCATCCTCCACACCCCCCAGTCCCGGGAACGACGGTTCGACCTTGAAGACGACGATGACGAATTCGAGTCCTGGCTGTCCGAGTACTTTGAAATGTCGGTGTCGCTGGAACGGGAGGCTGGCGGCGGACTGACAGACGGTGCCGTCTACGGGGGCGACGTGAAAACAGGGCCGACACTTGTCAGCGAAGCCACCCTCCGCGAAGTGGCGTCGTGGTTCGACGGAATCGACCCCGAGGAGATGCGATTGCGGCTTCGCCCGAACTTAGTCGTCTCGGATACCCCTCCGTTCTGGGAGGATCGCTTGGTCACCGGTGACGGACGACGGATCCAGATCGGTGACATCACGTTCGCGGCGACCGAGCCGATTCCTCGCTGTATCGTTCCGGCACGACACCCACACACCGGCGAACAGTACGAGGAATTCCAGCGGATATTCGTCGAGAACCGCGAGGCGACGTTCCCCGAGTGGGCATCGGAGGACGTCTTCGACCACTTTTTCACGCTGACGGTCGGCCTGTCGGTACTGGACGGTAGCGAGCATGCGCTTCGAGTCGGAGATTCGGTCACGATTCTCGACAAGTGACCCCGACTCAGCAGTTCGGCGACCGCTCGAACGCCGGGAACGGACTCTTTCCGATTGATGGTAATTCCATCCGTTTTCATGGTCGATAACTCCTCGATAGCCTGGGTGTCGAACGCTCACGCAAAGCTGTGTACGATTGGGTGCAGAAGGCCGATCTACAGCTCACAGACGGTCGAAGCCCGAATCGCGTTGCGGTTGACGGGACCGTGCTTCGATCATCGATGGGTAGAAAATATATCGCGTTATAGGATTTATTCACTCGTCGTATTTTCTCACCCGGTTTGGCGTGGGTTTAGCAGACTCTGCCAGTCGGCCGAACCCACAGATTAATAAGAATTTCAACTAAAACGCTAAACACGCTGAAAATGCCACGCTTAGAATCCCAATACCGGACCGCGAAAAGGCTTATAGCTGAATTCTTCTCCAGTACGGTCACGAGCAGCCGACACTCGCAGAGAACGCTCCAATGAGCCAATTAGATGCCGAGCAGGAAGGGGAGACCGACGTAGATCGGGCGCCTTCATTCGAGGACATTCGATGGACGTCGTGTTCGCTCGAGGACTTTACAGACCTGTACTGGGACGAGATCGCCCCATGCCTCGAGGCAAACGGGATCGATTCAACGAGCGAGAAGCCCACCCATCAATGGTTTCGGGA
This is a stretch of genomic DNA from Natronosalvus rutilus. It encodes these proteins:
- a CDS encoding MOSC domain-containing protein translates to MNGIGTVEAIHTAPEAEHPMESKNVVRAVAEKGLRGDRYFKQAGTFSDVPRGGLEITFTEAEAIEAIVREADIALGFADHRRNITTRDAALNHLVGERFRVGDAVCEGVRLCEPCDHLRRLTADGVIEALAHRGGLRAEIVESGTIRVGDALEPL
- a CDS encoding aspartate aminotransferase family protein, which translates into the protein MTIGPPIEELHFSEEPDVNTVPGPNSERLIERQKQIDSSAVAYPNRVPIALKDAKGATVRDADGNVFLDFFAGIGVLNVGHANPYVLEGVHEQLDRYTHTVDFPTEARLDLIDKLDSIAPGNLSGNSRVIFGGPSGSDAIEGSIKLAKHNTGRHGMLGFEGAYHGTTSGALTLTAAKKYKAGYAPLLPDTVHAPYPAPSNDVGVEEALDAVARKFEDPYGGHETPAGIWVEPIQGEGGVVVPQNGFLKGLRDVADDNDAMLIFDEVQTGIGRTGKWFAADHFGVTPDAITMAKSLGGSGLPIGAMMYHEKFDTWGPGGHVGTFRGNVPAMVGGIRAIEYIEENGLLERAQTLGEQIRDRFDELAEDVTEITDVRGRGLFVGVEFRARGDSGELVEEIQRRCYENGVLVWSAGRGGNVLRMIPPLVITDRQTEVAMNVICEAIRSAVDPQ
- a CDS encoding Zn-dependent hydrolase; its protein translation is MSIDVDRERFVETMKEQADIGGTEDGGLYRLTLSEEDKRIREWFTTQMEEENLDVTVDEFGNMFGYREGRNPDAGTVLVGSHLDSQPYGGIYDGAMGVVAALELVRTLNEENIETERPIEIVNWTNEEGSRFQPAMQGSGVWAGEHALDEQYAQTDAEGNVFEEELERIGYKGSVPAEPQKEYDSYLELHIEQGPYLAEHDAEVGIVTGIVGFTWGAITFCGEADHSGPTPMHYRSDALVAAADVITQIRRIPGTFGERTVGTTGYIDAKPNSINIIPEEVTFTWDIRDPDPDIIEAARERVLTEAEYASEREGVDWEYEDRMWTDPVHFADKCVGAVAGATDRLGYDSMRIFSGAGHDATHMHKLMDTGMVFSVSENGKSHSEKEYTSWADCYKAANTLANAAFELATE
- a CDS encoding alpha/beta hydrolase fold domain-containing protein, which encodes MKRFTEAYAPDQLDRRNAYAFPLQAHDLSGFPSATVLTAEFDPVRDEAFAFADRLTANIPVGHHHYDRMIHGFLSFPDAIDAA
- a CDS encoding alpha/beta hydrolase: MTNTLHPQARAALDEREDAGIPPGYALSTACYREQFRESMTTQSTVPVKTSVDVSIPGPATDIPVRTYHPGGDDSLPIVEFFHDDGSMLGDLDCFDSLCTRLADQSGCLIVSIGYRLTPEHPFRAPLRDCYAAVSWLSVHAANIGGDPNRIAVSGTSAGADLAAAIALLARDRDGPCISHQALLYPPSRRTAWSNSRATRRTRRGTDSLPRA
- a CDS encoding MOSC domain-containing protein; protein product: MTTLSEIAAFPIKALDPTELNRSGISSIGGLENDRTYALVDEDGNYINGKSTDRVHRLRTEYDLDDGTVILHTPQSRERRFDLEDDDDEFESWLSEYFEMSVSLEREAGGGLTDGAVYGGDVKTGPTLVSEATLREVASWFDGIDPEEMRLRLRPNLVVSDTPPFWEDRLVTGDGRRIQIGDITFAATEPIPRCIVPARHPHTGEQYEEFQRIFVENREATFPEWASEDVFDHFFTLTVGLSVLDGSEHALRVGDSVTILDK